In a single window of the Micromonospora sp. WMMD1155 genome:
- a CDS encoding UvrD-helicase domain-containing protein — translation MSTGATTLRMLDRADKEVMKLTRADIGAVYEFMHKFRHNPENPGLNLKALNSESRLMSARVNKDYRALLLHIAARDYLLVAVKHRGEVYDDLSRYAYRINRITGGIEVVDMAPVGDSIIGRVVPPEIEPEPAQKPLFDTYTAPQLLELGVSEPLLPQIRELTTEAQLLELLDRAPQLTTDVLFALFDGTPYDEVLQQVTEPVRADEPVDPDDFEAAVERPATQVTSDDEALQAMLGEAFERWQIFLHPTQRKLVERRYSGPARVGGGPGTGKTIVALHRVAHLARQLPPGVDKPILLTTFNRNLAADLRTRLMALCGQELVSRIDIVNIDRLASRVVAEAKAGGSRRVVDDNRVLELWDEFLLETGATGWEAEFLAAEWTQVILGQVLNSRTDYFKARRPNRGRSLTRAERDQIWQLTERFATWLENRGVWTWRQVAQRAARLEMDRTAQNTGAAGESSGGFYRPRYRHVVVDEAQDLSAAHWKMLRAMVAPGSDDMFLTGDTHQRIYDNHVTLGSLGVNIRGRSSRLTLSYRTTRQILADALQIMSGEVYDDLDGGEENLAGYRSLLRGGRPVFRGAATWAQERDLIVEQLRDWGNATDGSIAICVPTKDLAADVISRLEADGLAVVEIGPDGPKRPDGVHIGTMHRFKGLEYQRMIIAGVSDGLVPRQMISRYRDTDPKRYQRERQRDRSLLFVAATRARDELAVFWHGTPSPFLTGRLVQRQLA, via the coding sequence ATGAGCACCGGAGCAACCACACTGCGGATGCTGGACCGCGCCGACAAGGAGGTCATGAAGCTCACCCGCGCCGACATCGGAGCGGTCTACGAGTTCATGCACAAGTTCCGGCACAACCCGGAGAACCCGGGGCTCAACCTGAAGGCGCTCAACAGCGAGTCCCGGCTGATGTCCGCCCGGGTCAACAAGGACTACCGCGCGCTGCTGCTGCACATCGCCGCGCGCGACTACCTGCTCGTCGCGGTCAAGCACCGCGGTGAGGTGTACGACGACCTCAGCCGGTACGCGTATCGCATCAACCGGATCACCGGCGGCATCGAGGTCGTCGACATGGCACCCGTCGGTGACAGCATCATCGGCCGGGTCGTACCGCCCGAGATTGAGCCCGAGCCCGCGCAGAAGCCGCTCTTCGACACCTACACCGCCCCCCAACTGCTGGAGCTCGGCGTCTCCGAGCCATTGCTGCCGCAGATCCGGGAGCTGACCACTGAGGCGCAACTCCTGGAACTGCTGGACCGGGCGCCGCAGCTCACCACTGACGTCCTGTTCGCGCTCTTCGACGGCACCCCCTACGACGAGGTGCTTCAGCAGGTCACCGAACCGGTCCGCGCCGACGAGCCGGTTGACCCCGACGATTTCGAAGCTGCCGTCGAGCGCCCCGCCACCCAGGTGACCTCCGACGACGAGGCACTGCAGGCGATGCTCGGCGAAGCGTTCGAACGGTGGCAGATCTTCCTGCACCCCACCCAGCGGAAGTTGGTTGAGCGCCGGTACAGCGGCCCCGCGCGGGTCGGTGGTGGTCCCGGAACCGGAAAGACGATCGTCGCCCTGCACCGGGTGGCGCACCTGGCGCGGCAGTTGCCACCAGGGGTGGACAAGCCAATCCTGCTCACCACCTTCAACCGGAACCTCGCCGCCGACCTGCGGACCCGCCTGATGGCCCTGTGCGGGCAGGAGTTGGTGTCACGCATCGACATCGTCAACATCGACCGGTTGGCCAGCCGGGTCGTGGCCGAAGCCAAGGCGGGTGGCAGCCGCCGCGTGGTGGACGACAATCGCGTCCTTGAGCTGTGGGACGAATTCCTGTTGGAGACCGGGGCGACCGGCTGGGAGGCGGAGTTCCTGGCCGCCGAGTGGACCCAGGTGATCCTCGGTCAGGTGCTCAACTCCCGGACCGACTACTTCAAGGCCCGCCGCCCCAACCGGGGCCGCAGTCTCACTCGGGCGGAGCGGGACCAAATCTGGCAGCTGACCGAGCGCTTCGCCACCTGGCTAGAGAATCGTGGCGTCTGGACGTGGCGACAGGTGGCGCAACGGGCCGCCCGTCTCGAAATGGACCGCACTGCGCAGAACACCGGCGCAGCAGGCGAGTCGTCCGGCGGGTTCTACCGGCCGCGCTACCGCCACGTCGTGGTCGACGAGGCGCAGGACCTTAGCGCCGCGCACTGGAAGATGCTGCGTGCCATGGTCGCGCCAGGGTCGGACGACATGTTCCTTACCGGCGACACCCACCAGCGCATCTACGACAACCACGTCACGTTGGGCAGCCTCGGCGTCAACATCCGCGGTCGGTCGTCCCGGCTCACGCTAAGCTACCGCACGACCCGGCAGATCCTCGCCGACGCTCTGCAGATCATGAGTGGGGAGGTGTACGACGACCTCGATGGCGGTGAGGAAAACCTGGCTGGCTATCGGTCGTTGCTGCGCGGCGGCCGACCGGTCTTCCGCGGCGCAGCAACGTGGGCGCAGGAACGGGATCTGATTGTCGAGCAGTTGCGCGACTGGGGCAACGCGACGGACGGCTCGATCGCCATCTGCGTACCGACGAAGGACCTCGCCGCCGACGTCATCAGTCGGCTGGAGGCGGACGGCCTGGCGGTGGTGGAGATCGGCCCGGATGGCCCGAAGCGCCCCGACGGCGTGCACATCGGCACGATGCACCGGTTCAAGGGCCTCGAGTACCAGCGCATGATCATCGCCGGGGTCAGTGACGGCCTGGTGCCTCGACAGATGATCAGCAGGTACCGCGACACTGACCCGAAGCGCTACCAGCGCGAACGCCAGCGTGACCGGTCGTTGCTGTTCGTCGCCGCCACCCGTGCGCGTGACGAGCTTGCGGTGTTCTGGCACGGCACGCCCAGCCCGTTCCTGACCGGGCGGCTCGTACAGCGACAGCTAGCCTGA
- a CDS encoding DEAD/DEAH box helicase yields the protein MRPTIAADTLRRTLTQYLTTTFGLTEDGVRQGLEGFLSHPEQGIFRGPYLRIRTPFRPAEGDWRAYLDWAPADFTPYLHQANAFARLSTKGKAAEPTLITTGTGSGKTESFLIPVLDHCRRQKQLGRAGVKAILLYPMNALATDQTQRINEVLSDPALSQVTAGLYIGDVAAIEYAHVFTKRSEMRRTPPDILITNYKMLDLLLQRADDLPLWEGAEPAYVVLDEFHTYDGAQGTDVAMLLRRLAVALDLDEPERPLGPICPVATSATLGEGGGRDGRTAIREVAEQVFGVAFDAGSLVGEDRYEAGEFVASQDFSLPLPSPEQLAAVDDRDPELMMTEVAELVVDERCLDNPTRLGGLLRQHPLTKAVLDSLQARPCTLDEIIDVLPRKNATGWGSVMKTPPEITAKALARFVGLLSIAQNPDVPGRPLLNIETHLWVRAVSRLLRGTSHQAAFGWYGEAPRELDPYATDADVVVADNRYPRLPAIYCRHCGRSGWMALSPERDPQELETDPDKIYRASVGRDKRRVRALIAATGDEVRQRTRGLLVLEYGRRVRPFDEQRDREPTDDAIVVLGDVLDIDGAEKDRCPSCELDHGIRFLGAGLATLASVAITQLFTGGELDEAEKKTLLFNDSVQDAAHRAGFVANRSYSFSLRSLLAGRLKAGESIGLDDLFVRMIGEAAKPEILSTVVPPDLHDQPGVDSLLGGEHSGSRETWELISERLVFATVMETGLRSRQGRTLELTRSVAVEVALDDPARAAAICRDVHLTGPGHLAVAPPDDARYLAFLRGLLERLRVRGAVFHEWLVPYLKRGGTRWQIWGGRPAGMPAFPKGLSAPAFLLATPKSRSEFDVITARGNWYQDWTSRCLGLDPGDAAGFLSRLLPALAAADVVAAGDTEDGNTVYGLMPGHLRVTRLDDASAVTAGVGCDTCHWQQTEHPDRVADWIGQPCRQYRCRGRLQVVHDETAPDDYYRRLYLDSPVFRVVTGEHTGMLTRAQRETVEKEFRDGVRYTDPNVLSCTPTLEMGIDIGALSAVVLASLPHGPANYIQRAGRAGRKSGNALVLTLVGRTERDRYYLADPRDMIAGQIVPPGCFLSAVEILRRQYLAHLIDLAARGRLAGVLPMPRRAHVLFGPTGWLTGLAEAGRRDSGRLVEGFLSLFGDKVLRAAADQLREFAADGIVHRVKEADEVWDSRLADLRRRMQKLAAARGTLVSSDPDHAREIKMLKAEEGAVRRRLREVSAAAAHGTMVEFGLLPNYALIDSRTDLEATLTWEDKVDGDRRFHSELREYARPARQALVEIAPGNSYYVRGYKHEISGLDVGPADRPAYEQWRICAQCGYVRTHLAKEDTSACPRCADRGIADHGRLFQVLQPTRALSRDKRDDARIRDDSDDRDRRFYATTIAVDVDPAKVDSSWRHAHDTFGVDYSRHAMIRHFNLGAQRYDRAAELFAGEEVRINRFHTCTSCGGTTVDGAPAMSQQLAAETSGSTVVKGAEHHRPWCPYRRSPAAPDAHVDLILAHELETEALRILIPAATAVVQERVASFAAAIRLGIAAQYGGDPAHLQAVSATMPDGQSDGTRNFVVVYDTQPQGTGYLHRLAKPEEFRAVLELARQRIADCVCRHEGRAVCHRCLLRHARNEHFALMSRDEALGMLDKLLDTWDVEEGTRTDEISLIHQVESELEMRFLTKLLALGATPDSGLRIDRRTDHDGARIADLRFVRDNGQSVTHWQMKLQNTVRGTRPDVHFKRLDAPSPEVAVYLDGFKYHASSQYNRLADDAEKRARLRAHGYLVFAATWDDVKTWGNIDEQGRWTPYGGVSRQAARERYRQFLPGADPDELEQTVWVNPIEQLMRFLAEPDLTRWQKRAEATLAGLLKQARDNTATDSGGVAERLLAALRGEPLPGPTPGKIMVARARDNADCPVTLVVDGRAKPLPTWSALTVLDDLPAAVTAAGHKDRWAAWLAWGNVVQFLANGGGDAGQLAVSTLDTFEPASLAVTEGTGLAPAQRALPLDEETSTWLGVVANPVTAEPETLDTESPWRDVLRYLDANEKTLDQLVQQLARQDLPAPVVGYELGDQGWQAELAWPDRRIAIVLTGPSDDPETEDRDRAYAEAGWHARTAREWSVDELAAEIKATSGGERR from the coding sequence ATGAGGCCGACCATCGCCGCCGACACCCTGCGTCGGACCCTCACCCAGTACCTGACCACCACCTTCGGCCTGACCGAGGACGGCGTACGCCAGGGCCTGGAGGGTTTTCTCTCCCACCCGGAGCAGGGCATCTTCCGTGGCCCGTACCTGCGGATCCGCACTCCCTTCCGCCCGGCGGAAGGTGACTGGCGGGCGTACCTCGACTGGGCGCCGGCCGATTTCACCCCTTACCTGCACCAGGCGAATGCGTTCGCCCGGTTGTCGACGAAGGGCAAGGCGGCCGAGCCGACGCTGATCACCACCGGCACCGGCTCGGGTAAGACGGAGTCTTTCCTTATCCCGGTGCTCGACCACTGCCGACGGCAGAAGCAGCTGGGCAGGGCTGGCGTCAAGGCGATTCTGCTCTACCCGATGAACGCCCTCGCGACGGACCAGACGCAGCGCATCAACGAGGTGCTCTCCGACCCGGCGCTCAGCCAGGTGACTGCCGGTCTCTACATCGGCGACGTCGCGGCCATCGAGTACGCGCACGTCTTCACCAAGCGCTCGGAGATGCGACGCACGCCGCCGGACATCTTGATCACCAACTACAAGATGCTCGACCTGCTGCTCCAGCGCGCCGACGATCTGCCGCTCTGGGAGGGCGCGGAACCGGCCTACGTGGTGCTGGACGAGTTCCACACCTACGACGGCGCGCAGGGCACCGACGTGGCGATGCTGCTGCGCCGGCTCGCCGTCGCGCTCGACCTCGACGAGCCGGAGCGGCCCCTCGGGCCGATCTGCCCTGTGGCCACCTCCGCGACCCTCGGCGAAGGCGGCGGCCGGGACGGTCGTACCGCGATCCGTGAGGTCGCCGAGCAGGTCTTCGGCGTCGCCTTCGACGCCGGGTCGCTGGTGGGGGAGGACCGGTACGAGGCCGGCGAGTTCGTCGCGAGCCAAGACTTCAGCCTGCCGCTGCCCAGCCCGGAGCAGCTCGCGGCCGTCGACGACCGCGATCCCGAGCTGATGATGACCGAGGTCGCTGAGCTGGTCGTCGACGAACGTTGTCTCGACAACCCAACGCGCCTGGGTGGGCTGCTTCGTCAGCATCCGTTGACGAAGGCGGTGCTCGACTCGCTCCAGGCGCGGCCGTGCACCCTCGACGAGATCATCGACGTGTTGCCCCGCAAGAACGCGACCGGTTGGGGCAGCGTGATGAAGACCCCACCCGAGATCACGGCGAAGGCTCTCGCCCGGTTCGTCGGCCTGCTCTCCATCGCGCAGAACCCGGATGTTCCCGGCCGCCCGCTGCTCAACATCGAAACCCACCTCTGGGTACGCGCCGTCTCCCGCCTGCTGCGGGGCACCTCCCACCAGGCCGCCTTCGGCTGGTACGGCGAAGCGCCGCGCGAGCTGGACCCGTACGCCACTGACGCAGACGTGGTCGTGGCCGACAACCGCTACCCACGGTTACCGGCCATCTACTGTCGGCACTGCGGTCGTTCGGGCTGGATGGCGTTGTCGCCGGAGAGGGATCCGCAGGAGCTGGAAACCGACCCGGACAAGATCTACCGGGCCAGCGTCGGCCGGGACAAGCGCCGGGTCCGCGCGCTGATCGCCGCGACCGGAGACGAGGTACGCCAGCGCACCCGTGGCCTGCTGGTCCTGGAGTACGGCCGTCGGGTGCGACCCTTCGACGAGCAACGCGACCGCGAGCCCACCGACGACGCGATCGTCGTGCTCGGTGACGTCCTCGACATCGACGGTGCCGAGAAGGACCGCTGCCCGTCCTGCGAGCTGGACCACGGCATCCGCTTCCTCGGCGCCGGCCTGGCCACTCTCGCCTCGGTGGCGATCACGCAGCTCTTCACCGGTGGGGAACTCGACGAGGCTGAGAAGAAGACGCTGCTCTTCAACGACTCGGTCCAGGACGCCGCGCACCGCGCCGGTTTCGTTGCCAACAGGTCCTACTCGTTCTCTCTGCGCTCCCTGCTCGCCGGTCGCTTGAAGGCTGGGGAGTCGATCGGGCTCGACGACCTCTTCGTCAGGATGATCGGAGAGGCGGCCAAGCCGGAGATCCTCTCCACCGTCGTACCACCGGACCTGCACGACCAGCCCGGTGTCGACAGCCTGCTCGGCGGTGAGCACAGCGGCAGCCGGGAGACCTGGGAGCTGATCAGCGAGCGACTCGTCTTCGCCACCGTGATGGAGACCGGGCTGCGCTCCCGCCAGGGCCGCACCCTGGAGTTGACCCGCAGCGTCGCCGTCGAGGTGGCCCTCGACGATCCTGCGCGAGCCGCCGCGATCTGCCGGGACGTGCACCTCACCGGCCCCGGCCATCTCGCGGTAGCACCGCCGGACGACGCCCGCTACCTCGCCTTCCTGCGCGGCCTGCTGGAACGGCTGCGGGTCCGCGGCGCCGTGTTCCACGAGTGGCTGGTGCCGTACCTGAAGCGTGGGGGCACCCGGTGGCAGATCTGGGGTGGCCGGCCCGCCGGGATGCCCGCGTTCCCGAAAGGGCTGTCCGCACCCGCGTTCCTGCTCGCGACACCGAAGTCTCGCTCAGAGTTCGACGTGATCACCGCGCGGGGCAACTGGTACCAAGACTGGACGTCGCGCTGCCTCGGCCTCGACCCCGGTGACGCCGCCGGCTTCCTCAGCCGTCTGCTGCCGGCCCTCGCCGCCGCCGACGTGGTCGCGGCGGGCGACACGGAGGACGGCAACACGGTGTATGGGCTGATGCCCGGCCACCTGAGGGTGACCCGGCTCGACGACGCATCCGCGGTGACGGCCGGGGTCGGCTGCGACACCTGCCACTGGCAGCAGACCGAGCACCCCGACCGGGTTGCCGACTGGATCGGGCAGCCGTGCCGGCAGTACCGCTGCCGGGGCCGGCTCCAGGTCGTTCACGACGAAACTGCCCCCGACGACTACTACCGCCGTCTCTACCTGGACAGCCCGGTGTTCCGGGTCGTCACCGGCGAACACACCGGCATGCTCACCCGCGCCCAGCGGGAGACGGTGGAGAAGGAGTTCCGCGACGGCGTTCGCTACACCGACCCGAACGTGCTCTCCTGCACGCCCACCCTGGAGATGGGCATCGACATCGGCGCCCTCTCCGCAGTGGTGCTCGCGTCACTCCCGCACGGCCCGGCGAACTACATCCAGCGGGCGGGCCGGGCCGGTCGCAAGAGCGGCAACGCGCTGGTGCTGACCCTGGTAGGGCGCACAGAACGGGACCGCTATTACCTGGCCGACCCGCGCGACATGATCGCCGGCCAGATCGTGCCACCCGGCTGCTTCCTGTCCGCCGTGGAGATCCTGCGCCGCCAGTACCTCGCCCACCTGATCGACCTGGCCGCCCGGGGCCGCCTCGCGGGGGTGCTGCCGATGCCACGGCGGGCACACGTGCTGTTCGGGCCGACCGGCTGGCTGACCGGCCTCGCCGAGGCTGGTCGCCGCGACAGCGGACGGCTGGTGGAGGGCTTCCTGAGCTTGTTCGGGGACAAGGTCCTCCGTGCTGCCGCCGATCAACTGCGGGAGTTCGCCGCCGATGGCATCGTCCACCGGGTCAAGGAAGCCGACGAGGTCTGGGACTCCCGACTGGCCGACCTGCGGCGCCGGATGCAGAAACTCGCCGCCGCCCGCGGCACGCTCGTGTCCAGCGACCCGGACCACGCCCGCGAGATCAAGATGTTGAAAGCGGAGGAGGGTGCGGTCCGCCGCCGACTGCGGGAGGTCAGCGCGGCTGCGGCGCACGGCACGATGGTCGAGTTCGGTCTCCTGCCGAACTACGCGCTCATCGACAGCCGTACCGACCTCGAAGCGACCTTGACCTGGGAGGACAAGGTCGACGGTGATCGCCGTTTCCACAGCGAGCTGCGCGAGTACGCCCGCCCCGCCCGCCAGGCGCTGGTCGAGATCGCCCCCGGTAACAGTTACTACGTAAGGGGTTACAAGCACGAGATCTCTGGGCTCGACGTCGGTCCGGCGGACCGGCCGGCGTACGAGCAGTGGCGGATCTGCGCCCAGTGCGGCTACGTCCGCACCCACCTCGCGAAGGAGGACACCAGCGCCTGCCCGCGCTGCGCGGACCGGGGCATCGCCGATCACGGACGGCTGTTCCAGGTCCTCCAACCGACGCGGGCGCTCAGCCGCGACAAGCGCGACGACGCCCGCATCCGCGACGACAGCGACGACCGGGACCGCCGCTTCTACGCCACCACCATCGCCGTCGACGTCGACCCGGCGAAGGTCGATTCGTCCTGGCGGCATGCCCACGACACGTTCGGTGTCGACTACAGCCGGCACGCGATGATCCGTCACTTCAACCTCGGCGCGCAGCGTTACGACCGGGCGGCGGAACTCTTCGCGGGTGAAGAGGTGCGAATCAACCGGTTCCACACCTGCACCTCCTGCGGCGGGACCACGGTCGACGGTGCGCCCGCGATGAGTCAACAACTCGCGGCGGAAACCTCGGGGTCGACAGTCGTGAAGGGCGCCGAACACCACCGCCCCTGGTGCCCGTACCGGCGGTCGCCGGCCGCCCCCGACGCTCACGTGGATCTGATCCTCGCCCACGAGTTGGAGACCGAGGCGCTGCGCATCCTGATCCCCGCCGCCACCGCCGTGGTCCAGGAACGCGTCGCGTCGTTTGCCGCCGCCATCCGGCTCGGCATCGCCGCGCAGTACGGCGGCGACCCCGCCCACCTCCAGGCCGTTTCGGCCACCATGCCGGACGGGCAGAGCGACGGGACGCGCAACTTCGTGGTCGTCTACGACACCCAGCCGCAGGGCACCGGCTACCTGCACCGCCTCGCCAAGCCGGAGGAGTTCCGCGCGGTCCTTGAGTTGGCACGGCAGCGGATTGCCGACTGCGTGTGCCGGCACGAAGGCAGGGCGGTGTGTCACCGCTGCCTGCTCCGTCATGCGCGTAACGAGCACTTCGCCCTGATGAGCCGCGACGAGGCGTTGGGCATGCTGGACAAGCTCCTCGACACCTGGGACGTCGAGGAGGGCACCCGGACGGATGAGATCTCGCTGATCCACCAAGTGGAGAGCGAGTTGGAAATGCGTTTCCTCACCAAACTGTTGGCGCTGGGCGCGACACCCGACTCGGGCCTGCGAATCGATCGGCGAACCGACCACGACGGTGCTCGCATCGCCGACCTGCGGTTTGTCCGGGACAACGGCCAGAGCGTCACCCACTGGCAGATGAAGCTGCAGAACACCGTCCGCGGCACCCGCCCCGACGTCCACTTCAAACGCCTCGACGCCCCGTCGCCGGAGGTGGCCGTCTATCTCGACGGCTTCAAATACCATGCCTCGTCCCAGTACAACCGGCTCGCGGACGACGCGGAGAAACGGGCCCGGCTGCGCGCACACGGCTACCTGGTCTTCGCGGCCACCTGGGATGACGTCAAGACCTGGGGGAACATCGACGAGCAGGGGCGGTGGACGCCGTACGGCGGGGTCAGCAGGCAGGCCGCCCGGGAGAGATACCGGCAGTTCCTCCCCGGTGCCGACCCGGACGAGCTGGAGCAGACCGTCTGGGTCAACCCGATCGAGCAGCTGATGCGCTTCCTCGCAGAGCCTGACCTGACCCGATGGCAGAAGCGGGCGGAAGCCACGTTGGCCGGTCTCCTGAAGCAGGCCCGGGACAACACCGCCACCGACTCCGGTGGTGTGGCGGAGCGGCTCCTGGCGGCACTGCGTGGCGAGCCACTGCCCGGCCCGACCCCAGGCAAAATCATGGTCGCCCGAGCCCGGGACAATGCCGACTGCCCGGTGACTCTCGTCGTCGACGGACGTGCCAAGCCCTTGCCGACCTGGTCCGCGCTGACCGTCCTCGATGACCTGCCGGCCGCTGTGACCGCGGCAGGCCACAAGGACCGCTGGGCTGCGTGGCTCGCCTGGGGCAATGTCGTCCAGTTCCTTGCAAACGGTGGCGGCGACGCCGGTCAGCTCGCTGTGTCCACCCTTGACACCTTCGAACCGGCTTCGCTGGCTGTCACCGAGGGCACCGGGCTGGCGCCGGCGCAACGCGCACTGCCGCTCGATGAGGAGACATCGACGTGGCTCGGCGTCGTAGCGAACCCGGTGACCGCCGAGCCGGAGACGCTCGACACCGAGTCGCCGTGGCGGGACGTCCTGCGCTACCTCGACGCGAACGAGAAAACTCTCGACCAGCTCGTCCAGCAGCTCGCCCGGCAGGACCTGCCCGCGCCGGTCGTCGGCTACGAGCTGGGCGACCAGGGCTGGCAGGCCGAGTTGGCCTGGCCCGACCGGCGGATCGCGATCGTGCTTACCGGTCCGTCCGACGACCCGGAGACGGAAGATCGCGACCGGGCGTACGCGGAGGCGGGCTGGCATGCACGTACCGCTCGGGAGTGGTCGGTTGACGAGTTGGCTGCCGAAATCAAGGCGACGAGCGGGGGAGAACGTCGATGA